A genomic window from Euleptes europaea isolate rEulEur1 chromosome 9, rEulEur1.hap1, whole genome shotgun sequence includes:
- the CCDC110 gene encoding coiled-coil domain-containing protein 110 codes for MKAGERRLLGTQECDRGGSRSWRRTGDKETLSPSVLASDAGIQDTGATDKSASGRNGQGQGQSALKVLQHQLESFQALRKQTLQNVSMVQSEISGILNKNIADMKRPEFNPDPLLLTNAPVSVAMPRWCQEASLLKNQLNLDKSATQCPETNSNKIFGGPVTDGNVSHHSLSKYQLAGKAEAPAQTLRKTALPAFKNDHELNNSTSGIFSPETEARIALSEIKGYAGSNISMASHADEDDHVIESVSSSFRDMKEDSKKTPRHELPYPFEVQNTSTSLYGKDNDSGYLSEQDPTEKAISMSSEDFKSKRPSESEASVDKLLIATVPFKENNQIAAQSDTESKNWNKDFFVKGKTFEKLQLNFLPKTGEDILEHTEERKKEQQLQQLGSKQEFKKHKDLEYWDIDAGFDSYGKKSRLLQMIPREPEALQKKLMDLQSENFDLKKQMKPLTGIIQSLTEQNSKYQKQIKDLHDKKSNIQERLVKSDRDCKECIKEVKNLLKKCEELQEQKRTLEEKRDQLYAQNQRMMRNMDNFQRKEQEAQESLAAVTQEKGDLVVALGNLDSQITPLQEERDLLAEKVSHLTEEKSLLEKELEEKQKEIQQLKENDKTRMSEMEAVRGMTQSLKEEKLKLEKALKESTGLREVLQKELEEAQRERANTEVKLLNECKNTRTESGVLKTNLSNMEKECERLTGVVGDMKEDNWVLKKELLEYKQDISEYKATIRKLSEELLLLENEIRTMENERDRLMFEVNRLHRNNGSLRDQVTTLFNERYKPRYNLGSKRPDGDSAQPTEICEEMSSFQHISVKYNSPECGRIAEIRRKLEEKQHHKEKRPGNSRQCYGTVSVSCTTSVIKGSSLHTAVKTKYSTLCPAT; via the exons ATGAAAGCCGGTGAGCGACGCCTCCTCG GGACCCAGGAGTGCGACCGCGGAGGCAGCCGCAGCTGGAGGAGGACGGGGGACAAGGAGACGCTCTCGCCCTCGGTGCTGGCCTCTGACGCAGGGATCCAGGACACGGGAGCAACAG ATAAATCTGCTTCAGGAAGAAATGGTCAAGGCCAAGGCCAATCTGCATTAAAA GTCCTACAACATCAGTTGGAATCGTTTCAAGCCCTTCGAAAACAGACTTTGCAGAATGTCAGCATG GTTCAGTCTGAAATCAGCggaatacttaataaaaatattgcTGATATGAAACGTCCTGAATTTAATCCAGACCCTTTACTTTTGACCAACGCGCCTGTCAGCGTTGCTATG cctagatGGTGTCAAGAAGCATCACTTTTAAAGAACCAACTTAATCTTGATAAAAGTGCCACGCAGTGTCCAGAAACGAATTCCAACAAGATCTTTGGAGGCCCAGTTACAGATGGAAATGTTTCACATCACAGTTTGTCAAAATATCAGTTAGCTGGAAAAGCTGAAGCCCCTGCCCAAACACTTCGAAAAACAGCTcttccagcttttaaaaatgacCATGAATTGAATAATTCTACTAGCGGCATTTTTTCTCCAGAAACAGAAGCAAGAATTGCCCTTAGTGAGAttaaaggctatgctggatctaACATTTCCATGGCATCCCATGCAGATGAGGATGACCATGTTATAGAGAGTGTGAGTTCTTCCTTCAGGGACATGAAAGAGGATAGTAAAAAGACTCCTAGGCATGAACTTCCATATCCCTTTGAAGTTCAAAACACTTCCACTAGTTTGTATGGTAAAGACAACGATTCTGGTTACCTATCAGAACAGGATCCAACAGAAAAAGCAATCAGTATGTCAAGTGAGGATTTTAAATCCAAGAGGCCTTCCGAATCGGAGGCTTCAGTAGACAAGCTGCTTATTGCCACGGttccttttaaagaaaacaatCAGATTGCAGCACAATCAGATACTGAAAGCAAGAACtggaataaagatttttttgttAAAGGTAAAACGTTTGAGAAGTTGCAGCTAAATTTCTTGCCCAAAACAGGAGAAGATATTCTGGAACACACAGAGGAGAGAAAAAAGGAGCAACAGCTGCAGCAGCTAGGCTCAAAGCAAGagtttaaaaaacacaaagaTCTGGAATACTGGGATATCGATGCTGGATTTGACAGCTACGGTAAAAAAAGTAGATTGCTACAGATGATTCCAAGAGAGCCTGAAGCCTTGCAAAAAAAACTGATGGATCTCCAAAGTGAAAACTTCGATCTCAAGAAACAAATGAAGCCTCTGACTGGCATTATACAGTCTCTGACCGAGCAAAACTCAAAATATCAGAAGCAAATTAAAGATTTACATGATAAGAAAAGCAACATTCAAGAGAGGCTAGTGAAATCAGACAGAGATTGCAAGGAATGTATTAAAGAAGTTAAAAACTTACTGAAGAAATGCGAGGAGCTTCAAGAGCAGAAGAGAACTCTGGAAGAAAAACGGGATCAGCTGTATGCTCAAAACCAGCGAATGATGCGGAACATGGATAATTTTCAGAGGAAGGAGCAGGAAGCCCAAGAAAGTCTGGCAGCTGTCACACAAGAAAAGGGTGATCTCGTTGTAGCCTTAGGGAATTTGGACAGTCAAATTACACCACTTCAAGAAGAGCGTGACTTGTTAGCAGAAAAAGTAAGTCACCTCACAGAGGAAAAGAGTTTGCTTGAAAAGGAGCTTGAGGAAAAACAGAAGGAAATACAGCAACTGAAAGAAAATGATAAGACCAGGATGTCTGAGATGGAAGCTGTCCGTGGGATGACACAGTCACTTAAAGAGGAAAAGTTGAAACTTGAAAAGGCTTTGAAGGAGTCAACTGGCCTTAGAGAAGTCCTCCAGAAGGAGCTTGAGGaggcccagagagagagagctaataCTGAGGTAAAACTTCTGAACGAATGTAAAAATACAAGAACGGAAAGTGGAgttttaaaaaccaacttgtccAACATGGAAAAAGAGTGTGAGAGGCTGACAGGGGTGGTAGGAGACATGAAAGAAGACAACTGGGTTCTTAAAAAGGAACTGCTTGAATACAAACAGGACATTTCAGAATACAAAGCTACAATAAGAAAACTGAGCGAGGAACTCTTGCTGCTGGAAAATGAAATACGTACAATGGAGAATGAAAGAGATAGGCTGATGTTTGAAGTTAATCGTCTCCATAGGAATAATGGTAGCTTAAGAGACCAAGTCACAACTTTATTTAATGAACGCTATAAGCCAAGGTACAATTTGGGAAGCAAAAGGCCGGATGGTGATTCTGCACAACCCACTGAAATTTGTGAAGAAATGTCTAGTTTCCAGCATATTTCTGTAAAATACAATTCACCAG AATGTGGCAGGATTGCTGAGATCCGAAGGAAACTGGAAGAGAAGCAGCATCACAAGGAAAAGCGGCCCGGCAACTCCCGGCAGTGTTACGGCACCGTCTCAGTCAGCTGCACCACCTCTGTCATCAAGGGGTCAAGCCTTCACACTGCTGTCAAGACGAAATATAGTACTCTCTGCCCGGCAACTTAG